The Punica granatum isolate Tunisia-2019 chromosome 4, ASM765513v2, whole genome shotgun sequence genome has a window encoding:
- the LOC116205406 gene encoding uncharacterized protein LOC116205406 isoform X1: MDYDENDFQNQNHHLAGDGNNKFPPVLNPYALPKFDFDDSLPGHLRFDSLVETEGFLGIENNEDNRWIEDFSRGSCGIDFTKSAADSCSISRCNNVWSEATSSESVEMLLKSVGHEETVPRQNVAEVSDAFDELGCLTKRMEPDVRPDAIFTKIGDVGDLQPAVAPEEVPEDSSGLKNDMGADQSRVEVSLQDHGESVEKDSTNIDLDTGGKLGLSAEGYLFDGETSINVSGRDVGDVVIDSAKNDAKEDITCSEVKVDDATRDSGNIAVKDNLKTQEDPHPTSDASIKDENNLRKDNDLLSKELLALENEKKVNIQNSGGDTQNVGSDEMNRQNSNINAVESITPRLDAPLDSTVEGIKEGNAGRTVFCTVVETSVLEVDTGSATVQESVEEACGGTTIQACIHQNAPLKDAGSTDQLNENVHMESQIVLEADKDIDGHPLEVVNSERGIDSCPQRDHVEEKDKSVDDQLVGGEIEGNSMVSSYSAEVKAGNFDADTSRTRNSVEAQMDNVGADTIGNSKVQDSVKDTNVENRGLSSSQTGTTEARDVNGRGDTPNPCSVPVSQEESIVLLPALGNKDGTIGVPVVTDKGFGVPSVSESGNNQDVIADHEEVHISAEVVLRSTHLDDRNDAEVEASRGDLPAHLSESNAAVAQGSHSELVETARGAFNDQSPPPDTSIPECTPVAETGNPESLCESQAAEMGVTLDGSSTMELTVNLMDVTSKGDSSAEAAITPERPAISTPQEKCEMESKVSGDASKPLESTVVSAGRLPEGQLMSKEPEDGRDCHNSDQTNSDTRVTSGTSSLSVSGKEKGGSEIPRVQDVGIIGSEESSGKGGPGVPGPKQNDAPKAEKSSAVKIVEAPPPTAAPVQTASRVQRSGKRGSPQTADKENKSSKGTPDRKPRRASTKSAGRESAKKGNSVKEARPLEQSELVVKSINVSLGPPGMYQLVQPKEILHHGQIEGLGTKPFGALTTPPSSLPDLNSSAFPSVVFQQPFNDMQQVQLRAQILVYGSLISRLVPEELHMVSAFGGPDGGRSLWEKAWQTCKARTRVQTPHQINLETPTSSRSGDLASDPASKQSKVTPSPAARASTSGTPTPSINPMIPLSSPLWSLPTPSLDALQSSGLPRGVVVDYQPAFPKLAPHQTQPILSYVGQNTSWMSQTPFRGPWAAAPQNPALNTSIRFPSVATESVQLTPVRESSLAFSSGMKHTPPGPSAQGGGPPGATVGVSPAVDLAKVIMQSDQSGDPKSKKRKKGPPSEDRSRINLQSQSHAEKLLIPAATSIPSASVTATTPASFQSKGTTLEFNAVVSPTPSTALDKEADQGKKKPVLSEEAIGKVKEAMQQAENAAALAASAVSHSEEVWNELDKKNISGSVSASEAKLASAAVAIAAAAAVAKAAAAAANVASNAALQAKAMADEALSSDPDPSEGNSRGVIWSNSSSSIIFAAKEAARRRVEAASAAALRAENLDIVVKAAELAAEAISQAGKVVTMGDPLSLSKLAEAGPEGFWKLPQFSSEQASMVRDANVEQANNENLVAGSIGLKKSSEGPADNCAAHSNQHVPSNVSKDILRNPMEDQVRLIVGLSGSVSPGDKDRMGEKLANTSDATEITGVNPESQSGLRSQDIGVQGESNKAAGAKKDYGIQEGSRVEVFKDEDGYKGAWFAADVMSLKDGKASVCYTELPSIEGSGKLQEWVDLEGAGDKAPRIRIPHPMTAVQLDGSKKRRRAAMGSFTCSVGDKVDAWIEDSWWEGVVTEKKDETSVMVQLPVLGETSVVRTWHLRPSLIWMDGKWIEWSSTREDDRSHHEGDTPKEKRAKLGSSGRQAKGKGKALKTVEVQDSDKTDGSKLLDLSVKEKVFNIGKSNKDEGKPDPPRTIRSGLRKQGPGVIFGVPKPGKKRKFMEVSKHYVEDQSNNKAEVSDSVKLANYLMPRGSGPRGLKNAPRTDVRGKEKGKEDTESKTKVPATVRSRGLSGRTVSQRNGSKISVSAPGDTSVTDRGGKIKDPSGHVGKHNSMGAGSFSSSEAATGGSFSFSSQAPSDVTTSRKISAPKSDSMNKEKPASTSGRLARIEEDKSVNSNSEAEPRRSNRRIQPTSRLLEGLQSSLIISKGPSSTHDKGHRSARSGAKGYDSGRE, translated from the exons ATGGATTATGATGAAAATGATTTCCAAAACCAGAATCATCATTTAGCTGGTGACGGTAATAACAAGTTTCCTCCAGTATTAAATCCATATGCTCTTCccaagtttgattttgatgacAGCCTTCCAGGCCATTTGAGGTTTGACAGTCTAGTTGAAACGGAGGGTTTTCTGGGAATTGAAAATAACGAAGATAATCGGTGGATTGAGGATTTCTCTCGAGGAAGTTGTGGAATTGATTTTACTAAAAGTGCAGCAGATTCGTGCTCAATATCTAGGTGTAACAATGTCTGGTCTGAGGCGACCTCCTCAGAATCAGTTGAAATGCTACTAAAATCTGTTGGGCATGAAGAAACTGTTCCGAGGCAAAACGTTGCTGAGGTGTCAGATGCATTTGATGAACTGGGTTGCTTAACAAAAAGAATGGAGCCCGATGTTAGACCCGATGCAATCTTCACCAAGATCGGTGATGTTGGAGACTTACAACCTGCAGTTGCCCCAGAAGAGGTTCCAGAAGACTCTTCTGGGTTGAAAAATGATATGGGGGCGGATCAGTCCCGTGTTGAAGTTAGTTTACAAGACCATGGTGAATCTGTTGAAAAGGATTCCACTAACATAGATCTCGATACAGGTGGAAAGTTGGGCTTGTCGGCTGAGGGATATCTATTCGATGGTGAGACAAGCATTAATGTTTCTGGAAGAGATGTTGGTGATGTGGTCATTGACTCTGCAAAAAATGATGCAAAAGAAGATATCACTTGTTCAGAAGTTAAGGTTGATGATGCTACGAGGGATAGTGGCAATATCGCTGTCAAGGATAACTTAAAGACCCAAGAGGATCCACATCCAACCAGTGATGCATCTATTAAGGATGAAAATAATTTACGGAAAGATAACGACTTGCTTAGCAAGGAGCTGCTTGctttagaaaatgaaaagaaagtgAATATTCAGAACTCTGGTGGTGATACGCAGAATGTGGGTAGTGATGAAATGAATCGGCAGAATTCAAATATTAATGCAGTTGAAAGTATAACTCCCCGTCTGGATGCACCCTTGGACTCTACTGTGGAAGGTATCAAGGAGGGAAATGCTGGAAGAACTGTTTTTTGTACTGTGGTGGAAACCTCGGTCCTCGAGGTGGATACTGGCTCAGCGACAGTTCAAGAAAGTGTGGAGGAAGCATGTGGTGGGACTACCATACAGGCCTGCATACATCAAAATGCCCCTCTTAAAGATGCAGGCAGTACTGATCAGttaaatgaaaatgtgcataTGGAGTCTCAGATTGTATTGGAAGCTGACAAAGATATTGACGGTCATCCATTGGAAGTAGTCAATTCTGAGCGGGGTATTGATTCTTGTCCACAAAGAGATCACGTTGAGGAGAAGGATAAGTCTGTAGATGACCAATTGGTTGGTGGAGAAATAGAGGGCAACTCTATGGTATCTTCATATTCTGCGGAAGTTAAAGCCGGCAATTTTGATGCTGATACAAGCAGGACTCGCAACTCTGTTGAAGCGCAGATGGATAATGTTGGAGCTGATACCATTGGAAACTCCAAAGTTCAAGATTCAGTGAAGGATACAAATGTTGAAAATCGAGGATTATCTTCTTCTCAAACTGGAACAACGGAAGCAAGAGATGTGAATGGTCGGGGTGACACTCCTAATCCTTGCTCAGTACCTGTTTCTCAAGAGGAGAGCATAGTGTTGCTTCCTGCTTTGGGCAATAAGGATGGCACGATTGGTGTCCCTGTTGTTACGGACAAGGGTTTTGGCGTGCCATCTGTCAGCGAATCAG GCAATAATCAAGATGTCATTGCTGACCATGAAGAAGTTCATATATCGGCAGAAGTTGTTCTTCGGTCTACCCACTTGGATGACAGAAATGATGCTGAAGTTGAGGCTAGCAGAGGAGATCTGCCAGCTCACCTTTCAGAGTCCAATGCGGCAGTTGCGCAAGGTTCTCACTCTGAACTTGTGGAGACTGCACGCGGAGCTTTCAATGACCAGTCACCGCCACCAGACACATCTATTCCTGAATGCACACCTGTAGCAGAAACTGGCAATCCAGAAAGCCTTTGCGAGTCTCAAGCAGCAGAAATGGGAGTCACTCTTGACGGCAGTAGTACTATGGAACTGACTGTAAATCTCATGGATGTGACAAGCAAAGGTGACAGTTCTGCTGAAGCCGCAATTACTCCTGAAAGACCTGCAATTTCGACCCCAcaagaaaaatgtgaaatgGAATCCAAAGTATCAG GTGATGCATCAAAACCTCTTGAAAGCACTGTAGTCTCGGCAGGTCGCCTACCTGAAGGTCAACTAATGTCAAAGGAACCTGAAGATGGACGAGATTGTCATAATTCTGATCAAACAAATTCTGACACTCGGGTTACTAGTGGAACTAGTAGTCTTTCTGTGAGTGGAAAGGAGAAAGGAGGTTCTGAGATCCCCAGAGTTCAGGATGTTGGAATCATTGGATCTGAAGAGAGCAGTGGCAAAGGTGGGCCAGGTGTTCCGGGTCCAAAACAAAATGATGCTCCGAAAGCTGAGAAGAGCTCCGCTGTTAAG ATTGTGGAGGCACCTCCTCCAACGGCTGCACCAGTCCAGACAGCATCTCGAGTTCAGCGTAGTGGAAAGCGAGGAAGTCCTCAAACTGccgataaagaaaataaaagttctAAAGGTACTCCAGATCGTAAACCTAGGAGAGCATCCACTAAGTCAGCAGGGAGGGAAAGTGCAAAGAAGGGAAACTCGGTGAAAGAAGCACGTCCTTTGGAACAGTCGGAACTGGTGGTCAAATCAATCAATGTGTCCTTAGGTCCTCCTGGGATGTATCAGCTTGTTCAGCCAAAGGAGATCCTACACCATGGACAGATAGAAGGCCTTGGTACCAAACCCTTTGGTGCTCTTACGACTCCTCCATCTAGTCTGCCTGATTTGAACTCTTCAGCTTTCCCTTCTGTGGTTTTTCAGCAACCTTTCAACGATATGCAACAAGTGCAGCTGCGTGCACAGATCCTTGTCTATGGATCTTTAAT TTCAAGGTTAGTTCCAGAGGAGTTGCACATGGTATCAGCATTTGGGGGACCTG ATGGTGGTCGAAGCTTGTGGGAGAAGGCGTGGCAGACATGTAAAGCTAGAACGAGGGTACAAACACCTCATCAGATCAATCTTGAGACCCCAACTTCGTCTCGATCAG GAGACTTGGCTTCTGATCCAGCATCTAAGCAGAGTAAGGTAACTCCATCACCTGCTGCCCGTGCTAGTACAAGTGGAACACCTACACCTAGCATAAATCCAATGATACCTCTTTCATCACCCCTCTGGAGTCTTCCTACACCTTCGCTTGATGCTCTGCAATCCAGTGGCTTGCCTCGAGGTGTTGTTGTGGATTACCAGCCTGCGTTTCCCAAATTGGCGCCACATCAAACTCAACCAATACTAAGTTATGTTGGGCAAAATACCAGTTGGATGTCTCAGACACCTTTTCGTGGTCCTTGGGCTGCTGCTCCACAGAATCCTGCACTCAACACGAGTATTCGCTTTCCATCCGTGGCCACTGAATCTGTTCAGTTAACTCCAGTAAGGGAGTCATCTTTGGCATTTTCTTCTGGCATGAAACATACTCCTCCTGGTCCTTCAGCACAAGGAGGGGGTCCTCCTGGTGCTACTGTGGGGGTCTCTCCTGCCGTTGACTTGGCAAAGGTGATAATGCAATCTGATCAATCTGGTGATCCAAAGTcaaagaaacgaaagaaagGTCCACCATCTGAGGATCGAAGCAGGATCAATTTGCAATCTCAATCACACGCTGAGAAGTTATTAATTCCTGCTGCGACTAGCATTCCTTCTGCATCTGTTACTGCTACAACCCCTGCTAGTTTTCAATCTAAAGGCACCACACTGGAATTCAATGCGGTAGTGTCTCCTACACCCTCCACAGCTCTTGACAAAGAAGCAGATCAGGGTAAAAAGAAGCCTGTGTTATCAGAGGAGGCCATTGGTAAAGTGAAGGAAGCGATGCAGCAAGCTGAGAATGCAGCTGCTCTTGCAGCCTCTGCAGTTAGTCATAGCGAAGAAGTATGGAATGAGTTGGATAAGAAGAATATATCTGGCTCAGTATCAGCATCGGAAGCTAAACTTGCTTCTGCAGCTGTTGCAATagcagctgctgctgctgttgcaAAAGCTGCAGCTGCGGCTGCCAATGTCGCATCAAATGCTGCTTTGCAGGCAAAAGCAATGGCTGATGAAGCATTAAGCAGTGATCCTGATCCAAGTGAAGGCAATTCACGGGGTGTTATTTGGTCAAACAGTTCGAGTTCAATCATCTTTGCTGCTAAGGAGGCTGCTAGAAGAAGGGTTGAAGCCGCTTCAGCTGCAGCATTACGAGCTGAAAATCTGGACATAGTTGTGAAAGCTGCTGAGTTGGCCGCAGAAGCCATATCACAGGCTGGAAAAGTTGTTACAATGGGCGACCCTTTGTCTTTGAGTAAACTAGCTGAAGCTGGTCCGGAGGGCTTCTGGAAATTGCCTCAATTCTCTTCAGAACAAGCATCTATGGTACGTGATGCTAATGTGGAGCAAGCAAATAATGAGAATCTTGTAGCAGGTTCCATTGGCTTGAAGAAAAGCTCTGAGGGACCAGCAGATAATTGTGCAGCTCATTCTAATCAGCATGTGCCGTCAAATGTATCTAAAGATATTCTCAGGAATCCTATGGAAGATCAGGTGAGGTTGATAGTTGGCCTCTCAGGTTCTGTTTCCCCTGGTGATAAAGATCGGATGGGCGAAAAGTTAGCTAACACGTCTGATGCTACCGAGATTACTGGTGTAAATCCTGAATCTCAATCTGGATTGAGATCTCAGGACATTGGAGTACAGGGAGAGTCCAACAAGGCTGCAGGTGCCAAAAAAGACTATGGCATTCAGGAGGGATCCCGCGTGGAG GTTTTCAAAGATGAAGATGGATATAAAGGGGCATGGTTTGCGGCTGATGTAATGAGCTTGAAGGATGGGAAAGCCTCTGTGTGTTACACTGAGCTTCCATCAATTGAAG GCTCAGGGAAGCTACAGGAGTGGGTGGATCTCGAAGGTGCAGGAGATAAGGCACCAAGAATACGTATTCCCCATCCTATGACAGCTGTTCAACTTGATGGATCAAAAAAGAGACGTAGAGCAGCGATGGGGTCTTTCACATGTTCTGTTGGAGACAAAGTTGATGCTTGGATCGAAGACAG CTGGTGGGAAGGAGTTGTGACTGAGAAGAAAGATGAAACTTCTGTGATGGTTCAGTTACCCG TTCTTGGAGAAACCTCAGTCGTCAGAACCTGGCATCTTCGGCCTTCTCTCATTTGGATGGATGGGAAATGGATTGAATGGTCGAGCACGAGAGAGGATGATCGCTCCCATCACGAG GGTGACACGCCAAAGGAAAAGCGAGCTAAGCTGGGGAGTTCAGGAAGGCAAGCAAAAGGGAAGGGTAAAGCATTGAAGACTGTCGAGGTTCAGGACTCTGACAAAACTGATGGTTCAAAATTGTTGGATCTTTCTGTTAAAGAAAAAGTTTTTAACATTGGAAAAAGCAACAAGGATGAGGGCAAGCCTGACCCTCCTAGAACCATCCGTTCTGGCTTAAGAAAGCAAGGCCCAGGAGtaatttttggagtcccaaaGCCCGGAAAAAAGAGGAAGTTCATGGAGGTTAGCAAACATTATGTTGAGGACCAAAGCAATAACAAGGCCGAAGTAAGTGACTCAGTCAAACTTGCGAACTACTTGATGCCTCGAGGAAGTGGACCTCGTGGGCTGAAAAATGCTCCTAGAACTGATGTGAGGGGAAAAGAGAAGGGAAAAGAAGACACTGAATCAAAGACAAAGGTTCCTGCAACAGTAAGATCACGAGGTCTCTCTGGAAGAACGGTTTCTCAAAGAAATGGTTCGAAAATTTCTGTTTCTGCCCCTGGTGATACCTCAGTCACCGATCGCGGCGGGAAGATTAAGGATCCTTCGGGTCATGTTGGAAAGCACAATTCCATGGGAGCTGGATCATTTTCCAGCAGCGAGGCAGCAACCGGGGGCTCATTCTCTTTTTCCTCTCAAGCTCCTTCAGATGTCACCACTTCTAGGAAAATCTCTGCTCCTAAATCTGATTCTATGAATAAAGAGAAACCTGCTTCTACCAGTGGAAGATTGGCCAGGATCGAGGAGGACAAGAGTGTGAACAGTAATTCAGAGGCTGAGCCTCGGAGATCGAATCGTCGAATACAACCTACATCGAGA CTCTTGGAGGGTTTGCAGAGTTCGTTGATCATCTCAAAAGGTCCATCCAGTACGCATGACAAAGGCCATAGAAGTGCTCGCAGTGGTGCCAAGG gGTACGATTCTGGCAGGGAATAA